A genomic window from Schistocerca serialis cubense isolate TAMUIC-IGC-003099 chromosome 4, iqSchSeri2.2, whole genome shotgun sequence includes:
- the LOC126474211 gene encoding nischarin-like, whose product MRATCPRSRRPAQLPRTEAAEARQETATASYAGAVTREAPRVHETALAEAAAPPAAATESPAATPPPAPVPAPAPAVAGSAGEKRQLSSDSEGEGTMETDAALAPTPSPVARRPRIAEVSAPAAAPAQPTAAPADSPAAQAGPSADAATPYSEMRELAIKKQVTKLARILKESEGEPKENNVDVPAAGKAKKRRSKRRSLSREKDEKMDVSESEESDTASATKKATTPKAEDVVLRPERPQHSTDPPPQSV is encoded by the coding sequence ATGAGGGCAACGTGTCCGAGGAGCAGACGTCCGGCGCAATTGCCGCGCACAGAAGCCGCGGAGGCACGTCAAGAAACCGCCACTGCCAGCTACGCTGGAGCGGTAACGCGCGAAGCTCCACGCGTTCACGAGACGGCCCTAGCGGAAGCGGcagcgccgccagccgccgccacgGAGAGCCCAGCCGCTACCCCACCCCCTGCGCCCGTCCCTGCACCGGCCCCGGCCGTCGCAGGTAGCGCGGGTGAGAAACGCCAGCTGAGCTCCGACTCGGAGGGCGAAGGTACAATGGAGACCGACGCAGCCCTGGCCCCcaccccctcgcccgtcgcccggcGGCCGAGGATCGCGGAGGTcagcgcccccgccgccgcccccgcccagCCGACAGCTGCGCCTGCCGACAGCCCTGCCGCCCAGGCCGGGCCCAGCGCCGACGCCGCCACGCCATACAGCGAGATGCGTGAGCTTGCAATCAAAAAGCAAGTCACGAAACTGGCCCGCATTCTGAAGGAATCAGAAGGCGAGCCCAAAGAAAACAACGTGGACGTCCCGGCCGCGGGGAAAGCCAAAAAGCGACGGAGCAAGCGGCGAAGTCTCAGCCGCGAAAAAGACGAAAAGATGGACGTATCTGAGTCAGAGGAGTCAGATACGGCATCCGCAACCAAAAAGGCTACAACCCCTAAAGCAGAGGACGTAGTCCTGCGGCCGGAACGGCCACAGCACTCCACAGACCCGCCTCCACAAAGTGTTTAA